CtattcatttttcaaagagaTGCCAAAAAAGGTATTAAGTAAAAGAGTGACTAATGTTTCCTATTTGATTTAAAGCAGGATTCTCGAGATTTTAAATAAAGGGTTTTGCGTAGTAAAATATCATTAAGTACAAAGTATCATGCTGTTACATAATCTTAATGGACACTTAAAGATGTAGTTGTTTGTTCCTAATTTGGTGGAGTGAGGTAAAGAAAGCTGTTATATCCTATGGAAAATGGTCATGAAAGAGTTTAACTTCATATTTCAAAGTTTTGGAGAGTTTTGTGGTTATTTGtaatggttattttttaaatcttagaaaGGAATATGAGTTCACTCAAAAATCTTTTCACTTAATGCAATAATGATAGGTATTTGGTATATCAGTCATTATTTGGTTACAGATAACTAAacttttctggttattttttaaataaggtaaTATAAGGCATTAGGTGCTTACAAAATCATGGAATGTGCTGTAAAGGTATATTTTGGTATGGTTCTCAGTGATAATCCCAAAACATTGCCAACAAATTGATATATAAAACAAGTTACTGGCCTCATAGCAATTATAAAGCTGGGGGATATAGAAGCAGATTGTCAACTATATTGATACATGTAAATAAGTACACAGTGAAAATTGACTGTACAAAAAATAGTAGCTACCTCATGGGACTTACATATATGACATATGTACTTACATGTATAAATGCAGGACaatagtgaaaaatgaaagatcaCTTATATTTAATGATATTGATATGGTTAGATTAAAACTTGTTTTCTTGCCAGATGTTTTGTAttactctattttttctttcttttggtttaattgaaaaaggcaaagaaatgagggcttccttggcagcattcagatggtaaagaatctgcctgcaatgtgggagaatgcattcgatccctgggtggggaagagagatcctttggagaaaggaatggtaacccactgcagtattcttgcctggagaattccatggacagaggagcctggggtctggagggctactgtctctggggttgcaaagagtcagactgagttactaacacacacacataaacacacacacacacacacacggaaatgAATTCTCTCCTATAGCTTACAGAAAGAAATGCAACTCTGCCAACACTATGAATTTAACCCAATGAGACTGCATCAGACTTCTGACCTAAAAATAGTGAGATAATAAATTACGGctattttaagtcactaagtttgtggtaattttttaTAGCAGCAGGAGGCAACCAGCACATCACATTTTAGTTAAACAATGACgtattacttttccttttctgtcctgTTACTTTTAATCtatgtatctttattttaatgATGGCTCCTTGTCTGTAACATATATTTTATCCAATATGATAATCTCTGTGTTTAATTGGGTTATTAAGCCATTTATATATATCATGATTATAGGTACAGTTTGGTTAAAACTGACAAaacattctattttatatttgtttcacccattttttctgattttatcctTCTTGtttttagggaaatttttaagtattttctattattaatttatatttattcatattaataATGTTGACTTAGTAATCTTTTTCCTGTGATTTTTAGTGGTTAATCTAGGGCTATAAATATATATCGTACATCTTATCATTGtctaattttgaaattatatatttctgGGTGTAATATAAGAAAGTTACTGcatttgcatatagggttatcattaccatctttataaattccatatatatctgttagtatgctgtaatgttctttatctttctggcttacttcactctgtataaggggctccagtttcatccatctcattaggattgattcaaatgaattctttttaacggctgtgtaatgagacacagaaatacagaacagacttttgaactctgtgggagaatgtgagggtgggatatttcaaaagaacagcatgtatactatctatggagaaacagatcaccagtccaggtgggatgcatgagacaagtgctcgggcctggtgcactgggaagacccagaggaatcaggtggagagggaggtgggaggggggatcaggatggggaatgcgtgtaaatcTATGCCTGATTCATATCAAtggatgacaaaacccactgaaatgttgtgaagtaattagcctccaactaataaaaaaaaaaaagaaagaaagttactGCAGTATACTTCCATTTACCTCCTCCCTGCTTTTATATTTGTGTTGTATATTCAGTGTCTACTATTTTCTTACTGAGCTAACACATTCAAcaacacattattattacttttgctttgcaaaagtatttattttttaaagagacatataataaaaattatcttctATTCTCTCCATGTTTTAGTTCTATTGGTAATTTCAAGTGCACTAATCTTTTTTCTGCAATGTCATCTCTGTCATTAATACCAGTCAATGGCATTTTCATCTCACAAATAGAATAGTTCAATCCCATGTTTCAATTTGGACTTTTTTAATATCCTCCATGACTCAACCATTTATACTGTAGTACTACTGCTTCTCTTGATGACCAAGATAAATTACTCTTTATCAGGCTGTGGCACCTTTCCTTGCCTTTTGAGtctttggaaaaggaaaatgtagTTACTGAGTGGCAGCAATAGGTTGAAGTAAAGAGAAATCTTAATGCATCTTCTGGTGAAAGCATGTCCAGAACTTCCAGAACTACAGAGTCTAAAGttgtgggaggaaaaaaatacaaattctacAGATTCTTCCTATAAGGGGAACTTAGGACAAAATGACTTATAATAATCACTGGTTAAGAGTGTATATTAGAGAATGCTATCCCAAGACAGCAGGATGCAATATAAAAATGGATGGTTCAAAtgtgatagcaaaaaaaaaaaagtgatagcaAATGATTACTCTGATGCTCTACCAGCCAGCACAGTACCTTCTCTGTTATGCAGTAAATGATAAGGCCAGTAGATATCTGCTCAATGGTTAACTCTTGAATCTCTTTTGCTGAAAACTAAGCTTAACTAACTAACATATCATAATAAAACTCTTCTTACATTGAACATTTCATACGTCCTTAAGAGTCTGTTATCATCCCAGTCATTGTGCCACTTAAGTAATCAAATTAATTCTGTTTAAAATGCTTATTAACATTATTTAACTATAAATAATTACAGTGTCTCATGTTAGCATTAAACACTTTTCCAAATTAGACCTGAGAAAAcatagggttcagttcagttcaatcgctcagtcatgtccgactctttgcgaccctgtgaagctcagcacgccaggcctccctgtccatcagcaactcccggagtttacccaaactcacgtccattgagttggtgatgccatccaaccatcttatcctctgtcgcccccttctcctgccttcagtctttcccagcatcagggtcttttcaaatgagtcagctcttcgcatcaggtggccaaaggattggagtttcagcttcaacatcagtccttccaatgaacatccaggattgaactcctttaggatggactggttggatctccttgcagtccaagggactctcaagaatcttctctaacatcacagttcaaaagcatcaattctttggaactcagttttctttatagtccaactctcacatccatacatgactactggaaaaaccatagcctcgactagatgggcctttgttgacaaagtaatgtctctgctttttaatatgctgtctaggttggtcataactttcctcccaaggagtaagcatcttttaatttaatggctgtaatcaccatctgcagtgattttggagcccccaaaaataaactctgacactgtttccactgtttccccatctatttgccatgaagtgatggaaccagatgccatgatcttagttttctgaatgttgagctttaagtcaatgttttcactctcctctttcactttcatcaagagggtttttagttcttcctcactttccaccgtaagggtggtgtcatctgtatatctgaggttattgatatttttcctggcaatcttgtttccagctggTATTTCTTCCGGCCCAgcatatctcatgatgtactctgcatataagttaaataagcagggagacaatatacagccttgacatactccttttcctatttggaagcagtctgttgcaCATCcacttctaactattgcttcctgacctgcatacaggtttctcaagaggcaggtcaggtggtctgttattcccatctctttcagaattttccacagtttattgtgatccacagagtcaaaggctttggcatagtcaataaagcagaaatagatgtttttctggaactctcttgcttttttgatgatccagcggatattggcaatttgacctctggttcctctgccttttctaaatccagcttgaacatctggaagttcatggctcacatattgctgaagcctggcttggagaattttgagcattactttactagcatgtgagatgactgtaattctgtggtagtttgagattctttggcattgcctttcttagggtttggaatgaaaactgaacttttccagtcctgtggccactgctgagttttccaaatttgctggcatattgagtgcagcactttcacagcatcatctttcaggatttgaaacaactcaactggaattccatcacctccactagctttgttcatagtgatgtttcctaagagcacttgacttcacattccaggatgtctggctcttggtgagtgatcacaccattgtgattatctgggtaatgaatatcttttttgtacagttcttctgtgtattcttgtcacctcttcttaatatcttctgcttctgttaggtccatacaattactgtcctttattgagcctatctttgcatgaaatgttcccttggtatctataattttcttgaagagatctctagtctttcccagtctatttctttgcattgattgccgaggacggctttcttatctctccttgctatctttggaactctacattcagatgcatatatctttccttttcttctttgctttttgcttctcttcttttcacagctatttgtaaggcctcctcagacagccatttttgcctttttgcatttctttttcttgggaatggtctcgatctctgtctcctgtacaatgtcatgaacttccgtctatagttcatcaggcactgtgtctacagatctagtcccttaaatctatttgttacttccactgtataatcataagggatttgatttaggtcatacctgagtggtctagtggttttccccactttctttaaattaagtctgaatttggcaataaggagttcatgatctaagccacagtcatctctgggtcttgtttttgctgactgtatagagcttctccttatttggctgcaaagaatataatcaatctgattttggtgttggccatctggtgatgtccatgtgtagagtcttctcttgtgttgttgaaagagggtgtttgctatgactagtgtgttctcttggcaaactctattcgcctttgccctgcttcattctgtactccaaggccaaatttgcctgttattccaggtgtttcttgacttcctacttttgcattccagtcccctataatgaaaaggacatcttttttgggtgttaattctagaaggtcttgtagatcttcatagaaccattcaacttcagcttcttcagcattactggtcggggcatagacttggattatatAGGGTTAGCAAGAGGAAAAGAGCATAACTTTTTGATCAGTCAGCCCTTATAGGGAATTTCCACCAAGTAGCCTCATGATACTATTGTTTTATTTCATGCTGTTTACCAATTCTAATTACAAGGGAGGCTGTACATGTCTCTAAATGAATTCAGGTATCAATTACATATGAAGAACAGGAGAAGGCCACACAGCAGATAATAGCAGTCTCTGCTACATGGTCTACGATCATGGCTAAACTAGACACTGGTGAGGAAAATAGTGGAGTTGGGATTGACCTTGGTTAGTGAGATGCGGCTTTTTATAGAGTTTGAGGCTTCATGGAAGTACATAGGCAACTAATCCCAAGAAAATGAGGTGTcattatcaagaaaaaagaaagtcatggTTGGGAAGCGAACAAGTTTTGCCCATAGCAGTTATTGTCACTGCTACTCAGTATTGCTAGAAAATTTTAGTTAACAGGATAAGTAATAGAAAAAGTATTAATGTTTGGAGATCATTTATCATTAACCTAACACAAAGAGAAAGTAGtagaaaaattattagaaatgagATGTAAGCAATGATACCATTTACCACCTAcatatggaaaacaaaaacagtaacagTAAGATCAATCATGTTAGGGGAAAACTTAATAGTAAGTGTAGCACCCAAGTACAAAATGTGCAAAATTAGATTTAACAAATAGTGTTACCAAAAAATGTGTTGAAAAAACAAATGTGACAAAATTTTGCTGTGCCatgatagtaaatatttaaagGCATGTAAGAATTTCTTAGAAGACTcaaatttgtaattttcttaattttttctacatttttttaagtttaatattgTGATATCAAAATGACTAGCAGaacttgttttaattttagaaaataaatcaatttaatttagaataagaaagatataaaaacataCAAGAACCCTTTGAATGAATTAAGCAATGAGAAAGGACAAGATCTTTCTAACACTAAAATATACCATCAAAcataaagagtaaaaataaagtgTGTAGGACCTCCTCAAAAGTTaacagccaagacaaggaagaaaatgagcagacgcccgcccccgccccccccccggaaaaaaaaagcataacaaATTGTTAGTGGAGTAATTATGTCTTTGGAATGATGGAAAATTTCCTCAtatcatttctcaaaaaaattttaacagattTCAGTTTAAATGTGACATTTTCAACCTTAATAAAATTTGCAGTTAAAGTCACctagaacatatatatatttgcctaAATATAACATTTCTTAAtgcttattttagaaattaaactacaacaaaagaaaaaaaactatatgaaaatCCCACAATTTACAACTAGTGACAGCTTCCAAACCCCCGTTGATTATCTATTGTAGCCTTTAAAGAATTGTCAATTTGAGAATTGAAAAATGGTGTCTCAATTTCTGTAATGGCAAAAGTCTCTTTTAACAAGCCCAGTTACTTTTTACTGCCAGTCTCTGAGGACTCTGAAACAATCAAGTGAGTTTTCTCCTTTATACCTCCTATTAAGGGATACATTTATATACTGAGCAGTTTGAAGTCCagagcagaaaataaaatcactggaTAATAACTGAGCATTCAGGATCTCATAGTGATGTTACTTCTAAAGCACAAGTGCACCCGGTAGGTTACATAAGCCTGATGTGTTACTCTACCTATATATCACATCTATCATGTTAGTTCATTTATGATATAAATGTGtctataaatgataaaattcaaatgCCAAAATAATACTGAGGTGAGTGTCGAAGAGTGAAATTGCACTggaaaaaaagcttatttttatataagtggaaaaaatatgaaaatcactcTAATCATGTTTACTGGGAATTAAGGCAGCAACTCAGGCCAAAGAAATTCTTCTTAGAGAAAGGGGTATGTTTTCAAGATATTTTAATTGCTTGGCTATCTTGATCAGGTTAAATGACTTTATTCTTTGAGCTACTACATAATATAGAGGAATTTGAATATTTGTTTCTagggataaaattatttttaaagggagaTAGATAACAAAACTGCAAGGATAAAATGCCTAATTCATGGCTTGGTCAATCACAGAGTTTCAACACAtacaaaatattgatgctttcaTTACACTTGTTCAGAATTATGGAGAGGAATATATGACAAACTTTCCAGTGACAGCAGTCTGAAAATTGCCATATATTTAAACAaacatagtttttccagtaatgtatggatgtgagagttggagtataaagaaactgagttccaaagaattgatgcttttgaactgtgatgttggagaagactcttgagagtccctaggactgcaaggagatccaaccagtccatcctaaaggagatcagtcctgggggtgcATTGGAAgcactgctgttgaagctgaaactccaatactttggccacctgatgtgaagagctgactcatttgaaaagaccctgatgctgggaaagattgagggcaggaggagaaggggacgacagaggatgagatggttggatggcatcaccaactcaaaggacatgagtttgggtagattccaggggctggtgatggacagggaggcctggcatgctgagattcatggggtcacaaagatccagTGGTTATAGCTTAGATAAAATCATTGTCTTGCATTAAGAGTACAAGGCACATAGAAGAAATGTTGAATCATATATCAAAGATTTCCATTTTCTATCTTACTAACATGTGAAAGAAAGAAGCTTCTATGCTACTCTGAGTAATGGTGTCAAACATAATGGTTAGAGTATGGCCATTTATCAAATGTGTGTCCTACTGATAGTAATCTGACATACCTAAGTGCATATAATGTTCATTATGGCCAACTGGATATGCTGTCTCTAAAAACTATACTGTGTGATTAACAGGTTGGAGGTCCACAAATAATCAAATATATCCtattttattctctcattttggCATTAGCTCTGACTCTAGGCTCTGAAGAAGGCAATAAAAGCACTAGAGATGATCATTGAGCGTGTAATTAAACTTGAATAATAGAGCTAAAATCAGATAAACAGCGGAGGCAATGAGATAAGTGAATTTTTGTAgatgaaatatttacttttcctcttattatttattttttttaaataatttagctGAGCAGAGTCCACCTCAATCAGCACCACATATCTATTTCTGTCTATCCTTGACAAAGTTAAAGGTTAAAGGAAACTTAAGGAAAATCAATGAGAGGAAACAGGTCCAAAGTGAGAAGTAACAATCCAAAGATGCTACTCTGTTCAAATAGCTCATCATACTTTTAGTTTCTTTGTTTAGATGCACAATGGGAAACAATTCAGTCACCCTGCTCCTTACATCTCTTTGAGTGAAAAGTTGACCAGGACTACCTTAGTTACATCACTAGCTCATGCTCTTAGTGACAGTATTTTTGGTATTTCTACACACTCATTGcatttatgaaaatatgtgaattaAAAGCAAATATCAGATAAAAATGGTCATGGATTTTGCAacacttgcctgccaatgcaggagttacaATTgatatccctgggtcagaaagatgctctggaggaagacaaagcaacccactccagaattcttgcctggcaggctacagtccacagggtcgcacagagttcaacacaactgaagtgacagcatgcagcatgcagggtAAGAATGCACagatagaatatatttatttgcatagCCAGATAAAGGGAAGAGTTAGGAAAACAGGTGAAATGAGAATCTGCACTTTTGAGAGTTAATCTGGTGTTTCAGGTGTAAATGAATAGGGTTTGATCTCAGTAAACCATGGAGCTCTCTCAATACTTAACTTTCTATCAACAATACATGTCATTAATCAATCTACTTCAGGAAGCATAATGCACATAATGTGATTTTGGcaatagttttttatttattttatagagttATTTACTATCCTCATAATGTTTATGGGATGAGTAGACCAGTAGTGAtgaattctctttcatttctgattttgtaaaattgcgtcttctcttttcttctcacccTATTTAGAGTATCATtggttttaatctttttttttaaacaacagggTCTCAGTTAACTGGTTTCCTTTGTTATCTTTCTCTgaatttcacatttaatttttgctataatttttgttatttattttcttcatgttgcTTTAGTCTTGAATTGGTCTTCATAATATCTTTTTTAGTAAGGTAAACTTATTACTGCATACTGAGGATATCATAATGTACTTCTTGAGattcacaaaagataaaaatctacCTCCAGGAGGTTTTGAAAACTCTCCTTTGTCACTCTAATAGTTAAGTGTTTCTACACCATGTGATCTGGAGCTGAACATGAAAGGAGACACGTCTTCTGTCTAACTGAACTTGCCTTGCACTAACCATGtgaataattcatttaatttggTCCATAATATCACATATTTATGGTCTCGTGGTCCTGTGAAATAGCTCCAACTGCAAAATACCTAAAATGCACTCCCTATTGCCAAAACTGTCATTCCCCTGAATAAAAGGCAACATGTTTAAGTAAATATTAAGTTTCCTGACCTGTTAGTCCATATCACACcctgtttgttttcccttttcagaGAGCTTCTGCAGAAGGATGAATGGATCTCCTGAATAACAGATCAAGTGTTTCTGAGTTCATTTTGGTGGGACTTTCTACTTCTCAAGAaactcaaatattcttttttgcaATCTTCTTTCTCATCTATGTCGCCATCATAGTAGGAAACCTCCTCATTGTCATCTCTGTGATAGTTGACAACCATCTTCACTCCCCCATGTATTTCTTTCTGGCAAACTTATCATTTTTTGATTTATGTCTTTCTTCTGCTGCAACTCCCAAAGGGATTTCAGACTTCCTTAGAAAACACAAGACCATCTCCTGGTGGGGCTGCATGATCCAGATGTTCTTTATGCACTTCTTTGGGGGTGGAGAGATGTCTCTTCTGATAGCTATGGCCATTGACAGGTATGTCGCCATATGCAAACCCTTGCACTACAAGACCATCATGAGTCACAGGGTGCTCACTGGGTTTCTGCTGCTCTCATGGGTGATTGGGCTTATCCATAGTACAAGCCAGATGGTTTTCACTGTGAATTTACCTTTCTGTGGTCCCAATGTATTGGACAGCTTTTTTTGTGACCTGCCCCTAGTCATCAAGCTTGCCTGCACTGATACTTACACCCTAGAGCTCTTGGTGATTGTGAACAGTGGGCTCTTGTCCCTAGTCTGCTTCCTTCTCTTGCTCATATCCTACGCTGTCATGCTGGTCACCATCTGGCAGCGCTCCTCCAGTGCATCCTCCAAGGCTCTGTCTACACTCTCTGCTCACATCACAGTAGTCACTCTCTCCTTTGGCCCTGCCATCTTCATCTATGCTTTCCCATTTAATAGCTACTCTGTAGAtaaatttctttctgtgttttactCTATCATCACTCCTCTCCTTAATCCAATTATTTATACCCTGAGGAATCAGGAAATGAAGGCAGCCATTAAAAGACTAAGCAAACATCATACTGGTGCTGGGCTCACCCACTAAATATTGTCTGTTACAAACAATTATTTTATGTTCTCTgctatttgtgtgtgtctgtctgtctgtgtgtaagtcatttcagtcatgtccaacgttttgctaccccatggactgtatgtagtgcAACAGgattcactgtccatgggattttccaggcgagaatactggagagggttaccatttcctcttccagggctaTTTGTGGGTAGTGAGTcttaagtatatataaaaatactgtaagt
The Cervus canadensis isolate Bull #8, Minnesota chromosome 6, ASM1932006v1, whole genome shotgun sequence genome window above contains:
- the LOC122444073 gene encoding olfactory receptor 4K13-like, which produces MDLLNNRSSVSEFILVGLSTSQETQIFFFAIFFLIYVAIIVGNLLIVISVIVDNHLHSPMYFFLANLSFFDLCLSSAATPKGISDFLRKHKTISWWGCMIQMFFMHFFGGGEMSLLIAMAIDRYVAICKPLHYKTIMSHRVLTGFLLLSWVIGLIHSTSQMVFTVNLPFCGPNVLDSFFCDLPLVIKLACTDTYTLELLVIVNSGLLSLVCFLLLLISYAVMLVTIWQRSSSASSKALSTLSAHITVVTLSFGPAIFIYAFPFNSYSVDKFLSVFYSIITPLLNPIIYTLRNQEMKAAIKRLSKHHTGAGLTH